ACATCAATTATATCGGTGTATCTACTCTATAAATGATTGAAAACAGTAACAGTTATTTATCAAAATCGTCGAAAGGATATTCTATGAAAATGAGTGATAACAGGTATGGAACTGAAGAAGCGGTAAAAAAAATCGGGATTTCATTTGAACGGTTACGGTATTGGGAACGCAAGGGTATCGTTCGTCCTGTGTATGTAACCTGCGGAGTCCGGAAATTCCGTCGATATTCGAAGGAAGATATTAAAAGAGCTCAATTTGTCAAGATTCTGGTGGATGAAGAAAAATATTCTCTTGAGGGCGCTCACAGGTTACTGGAACAAAAAGAGAATCTTCTGAATATTGTTTAGTATAAAAGGTATGATCAACTGGTGTTCTGTTTTAATCATTTAAGGGCATAAAGAATTTTTATGTATTATTTTATATGGTTCTTTCCTGTATTCTTGAAAAAAAAACTCGACCACCCTTATCATGACCTG
The nucleotide sequence above comes from bacterium. Encoded proteins:
- a CDS encoding MerR family transcriptional regulator gives rise to the protein MKMSDNRYGTEEAVKKIGISFERLRYWERKGIVRPVYVTCGVRKFRRYSKEDIKRAQFVKILVDEEKYSLEGAHRLLEQKENLLNIV